The following DNA comes from Diorhabda carinulata isolate Delta chromosome 3, icDioCari1.1, whole genome shotgun sequence.
AGATTTTTCGCTCCCCCCCCCCCTCAGATCTCGCTAGTGTAcatgacaaaaaaataacaaatattgaaaatacaatagACACAGTAATGGAGCAAGTTGATGAAAAGCATGCAAATAGTGTAGAAGAACATCAGATTGATATTGATATCTAAACTAAAGATGAAGTCTGTAACAGTAGTAATTTTATTCGTTTTTGCAGCAACACCGTACATAtggtttaatttgaataattttttacctttCTCATCATCCTAAAAACGACTACACATACAAATTGAGCGTCAATGTCAAACAGAATAAATAGTTACAGAAACCTTTCCgtgaaatcaatattcaaaaggTAAGGTAAGTCCACTGTTGTTGTCTTGCGTTTGACCAAGTACAAGGTAGGTACCTCCaacaatatatattattaattataggTTTAAATCCATATTTTAGTATTTCTttcattgttataattttttttaaattaaatttttgttttgatccCACTATGTTCACCACCAGAGAAAGCTCACTTTGACAATACTGCCCCTTTAAACATTAGACGCTTTACAGATAAGAAACTGCTGTCAtcacaatgaaaaaatgaaatgtatcAAATTTCACTATTTAAGTGTCCCTTATATTCGAAAATACAGAAACCCAGAAGATAGAAAACAGATAATATCGCCATTAGGGGTACTACTTTCCCATAAACCACAACTACagttaaattttatcaattcccttaattataaaatcataacaaacaataaaacttaatttttttattatattaacaagGAAACAAAATAGTGAGGgatttaaaaaccaaaaattttattatacaatacttacaacaatcaataaaaacaaattgattattattcacTTCTAGGTCAATAATCtgattttagttttcaaaatcaattgaatctCTTTATTGGAAATCGTATAACTGTGTAAAATTTTATCTgcgatattttcatttaaatttaaactgaggtatttgaatttcatatCTATATTTTCTGCCGGTACATTATCCGTCCAGTCTTgtaaaatatcacaaaaagcGTTTAATTCAGTTTTCAATTTCTCCGATATTTTTTGCAAAAGTTCCTTGCCTTTTGGATCAGATACTTTCTTCTTTCCCTTTTTCACTTGCAAAGGCTTTATCAATTCATTGGACAGGGCACATATTACTGCTGATATGGTAATTATCTGAAACCAATTAGATTAGCTacacattttaaaattccaatcttCTGAAGATTTAATTATACAAATGGTTAATTCCTCTAAATCAGAGGCTTAGGACTAATGTCATCAATCTTGCCTGCGACAGCCAATGTTTTACTGCTGTTAGAATTGCTGTGATGAGTtaaatggaagaaaatgaaaacacaGAATGATATTTACTTGCAAGGTAAAACTTTGATTAGGCAGAAGCTCAACTAAAGTACCTAAGCTTAAGtatatttataactatttaTAACTAACAAATATGACATTAATCccaattaataaaacaaaaaaaaatatgcaaattcTCAATTGTACCAGTGGAAGACTTATAAAATTCCgacaaaatgaattttgatatttaaactTAAACATATCACTGCTCGgtaaatcaataatttccatTTGGAGTTCTGGATCCAGAGTTTCAATGTCACAATCAAAAGTTTCGACTGCAAAATCGACGAGAAATTCAGTCTCAGTAGTGTGGCTGAATGTTCcacatgttttaaaatgtgtgaaacattttttacatttacaatTTGATATTGGTGTAGAAATCAGGGAAAAGCTGATTTTTTTCTTGCGACTTAAAATTCAGCTCGTTCATATGATTTGTCAAATTTATTCCATCGCGGAATTGTCGGTGATTCAGCCCTATGGATCTGATTAAGTTAACTGATATGACTGGTTTTAGAACTTCAGAAAAATCCAAACATTTTCTGCACAAGGACTTTTAATTAATGATACAATATAAGACTAAGGATTTTGAACCACTATCATTTTCTAGAGCTATAAGACTATTGCGTTCACTTCTTTATTTTTACCACAAATACTTTTGCTTCCATCAGTGGTGAtagttatcaaatttttacatCGAAGGCTCTATTTTTAATGGCATTGTTAACTCCCTTCAAAATATCTGCTCCAGTTGTCGTACCGTGAATACTATCAATATCAGGAAGTTCTTCATACACTTCATAGCTTTTATTTCCTCCacgaataaaaatcaacaactaAGCAGTATCACATCCGTCGACTCATCCAaagctagaaaaaaaaaacattcaagatGTCCATTTTTGTCAGACAGTTGAGATGATATATTTTCTGCGATGTTTCGCACCCATCAATCCACGGTGTTTGCTGATAAACTAACattcttcaataaattaacCTTTTCGGGGCATATTTCTTCAGCTACTGTAATAAAGCATTGTTTCATAGTTTTTCCATTGCTGAATGGTTTTCCATGTTTTACGATTTCATGGATAACAAGCTAGCTGGAGCAAGTTGAAGACTCTTGCTCAGTATTTGCTTTGGTAAACAAAGATTACTGCAATTTCAGTCCGCACTTCAAAGCTTCAAATTTTTCCGTTCGCAAACTTCCTATATATTTAGAGTAATTTTGATGATGTTTCGATTCATAGTGACGTTTAATGTTATATTCTTTGAGAACAGCTATGGTTCCATTACAAATAAGACATAGCGCCTTATTACTGCACTCAATCACAAAATATAGAAAGATCCATTTATTTTGGAAAGTacccaagcagcacagtgtcgttataATGACGTCAATTATTGGACATTATTAGTCGGCGACGTCGTAGACCAATAAGCGACGTCCATATGACGTGACATTTCAGATGTCATTTTGACGTCGTCTAGAGACGTCTTTCGTACGTTTGTTTTCGGTCGTTTTAAGTGctttttaatcaactataaaaaaaattagaacgaaagtttattacaaaaactaagccctatacgtgctttataaaaaattgtacattttaaattgttgtttacctaaaatttggatataaatataaattcattaattagcaatgaaaatactaaactgacgttttaagtggaaatgcaatttgaatttaaagatgaagtgagaatgttgtaattaacaattatttaactattttattagtaggaaacaattatttttagcatcGATTCCTGTCGAGGCTGTCGaccaagatttaattttggcgCGTTTTTAATCGAAATGCCACGATACGATACGATACGAGACGTGCAGGCGCATGCGTGCTGGACTGCTGGTGTGAACGCGTGTGCGCGTAATGGTGGACGGCAGCAAAAAGTTGTTTGGTGGCAATTTCACGGAAATCCAGTAACTCTAGCATTTCCGGGGTGATTCTTGTTAATTTCGGCCGTggcaacaaatttttcaaagtgaGTATAAATCtgcattattttattacaattttggTGTTGGGAACTGtctttattatttagatgaattGTTACGTTGGCGTTGAATTCCAGAACAATGGTGGAATTTCTCTTGTTCACTCTGCCTGGTTAACACCGCTTAAACGAGAAGTCTTTTGGCCGCCAAAACAGACAACcggaaattttataaaattattaaaatctggACAAGAGCCTCCCCAGGATAACAGCTGGAAACTTCACCAAATTAAGCGAATTTTTTTCCAGACTGGTTAGTTTTGCTGCCTAAACCTAAACTGctttatcattttctattaaatatctgtgatttttttcaaaaaactcgTATTTATTACTTGTTTTTAGACGACTATAAGATTgcggagaaaaaaattaaaaaggctGAAATTACCTCAGATTTAACTACAGATGCTGAGGAATCAGCAATTATTTCACCTCGAAGGAAAATACGTCCAAAGAAATTTTCCACTGATGATGAGCAGGAAGAAGTGCTGTCATCATCAGAAgatgattttccaaaaaacaagaaaccCCTACCTAGACCAAAACCAATAATACGGAAGTCTATTACAAACATATTATCTGGTAATGAGATTTATACTTAAAGATATCTGGcacatataaattattaactgTCTACTGTTTTAGATTATTCTGGCccaattcaaacttttccaTTAGCTTCAGCTGGACAATCGCAAAGGTCGTTTGAGGATAGTGATTCTAcaaatcaactttattatttgccACCTCAACATTCAGCAAAAGATACTCAATTGACTAAATCTTCAGGACAAATTATTAgaggtaaaaaatataattgccCATTTGcatgaattgtttaaaatgtatACTTTAAACTGTGAGTTATTATTTATGTCCATTATTTCCTAGGAGAATTTGTTAATTCTCTATTTTACAGGTTCTGCGTCAAATCAGTCATTTTGCCAGGCTGCTGTTTCGAACTCGTCACCATATAATCCGTCAACTAGTAAAGCAACTGATGTACAGAGCAACATCAGAGCTGTAGTGGAAAGTAATGGaggtaaaaaccaaaaaataatgtaaaaactgTTTTGGTACTAAGGTATATTTTGTCCATGCCAGCAAACACTCAAGATGATGTAATCACTTTATTGAAGACCATTAGAGAAcagaacaatcaaattttgcagtGGATCCGAAAACAAGATCGCAGTGGCAATCACGCCAGTAATACAGATTTACCAGATGATATAGGCGTACAGTTTCCTTTGAATTCTCAAGAGGATATTACCAAATTGGAAACATACctgagtgaaaaaaataattgcctgGCTTTGGTGGGTGTTCTGTACcacttaatatgtattttacaatttaaattatgtgattccagtcggcatatctatcgacttttggagggagagattttactggacatacaaaccgcattttaaattttttgttcacttatTCTCTTGCaactaattggaatttttgtggcaaacgaggtgagaaaaaggcttttaaaaacttaaacgtaaaggatgtgattattggtaagtgttttcacttgtagatgcatacttattattaatctgaaacaacatttttaggtgCTGTAAGAAAAAGCTCCCCTCTAGTCAgtcagaaagaaatagaagataccatcaaggtgtggttgaaacatgcaccagagaaattgaaaaagcagcaGCATGGCAATccgtaagaaaaaaagtgttgttagtcAAAGACAACTTTACAGAAGGGTGGCAGAAGGAAATTTAGCACCTGTGAGTCAGAATTGTTATAATACatctttaatagttaataatgattccaatgaatcatcaaattccgtttttttttgctgattcaatgtgtgaaagtgaaaatgacaCCTGTTCCTCAagagatttagattttaatgtaaactcgcctaatgaaaatttgctcttcaatttatcagagtatatcgagttattgcactgccacaaagttttttcgaaatgtattgtttttcctttcgagcaggaatggttgtcattttcattattgcatcattagtaattccttatttcaacttttatgttctataagtgtaatagtatgtagttttttaagattttgtaataaactggtattaatttgaacgcatttttttatatttttgatcctacttatacgtcatttgtcaaaagtaagtacgtcattttgacgtctcaCCAGCCGGACTAGGTACGTCATTAGTTGACGTCTGTAGGATGTGACATTAACCCGTCATAATCACGTCATTTTAGACGTCCCCATTGGTCGCCAATGGCCTATAATTGACGTCATagtaacgacactgtgctgcttgggtACTGTATTCACTATCTATTTCTCGCTTCTTTTCCAtacatataaacaaatataaaaacaagtctaacaaaaatagttttatgcACGGGTGTTACTTTATTTCACAATAGGCACATTCCCTTCCTTAGCCCTTTCCACGCAAACTCACTCACAATGGCATCTATGGGCCACCAGATTTTTTCTTCGTCGGCAATTATCCAGTCAAAAGTACATAGTATCACTACTTGCCACTAGATGTAGTTACGTGTCACAATCATAGAGATATTACCAATAGAGTAGGCATGCCTACAAGTGAGAGCGTCTCGCGAATGAAAAGAGAAAGAGAATCATTTATGTATTTCTATCTCTTTCTTTTGTTGCGTACTGCGCatgatttgaaatataatataatcgaATGTATCGTACCcaattaaaaagattttattgaaaagccGGAAGTAATATTAGTATACGTACTGTCTTTTTATGTAgtactaatttat
Coding sequences within:
- the LOC130891861 gene encoding uncharacterized protein LOC130891861 translates to MNCYVGVEFQNNGGISLVHSAWLTPLKREVFWPPKQTTGNFIKLLKSGQEPPQDNSWKLHQIKRIFFQTDDYKIAEKKIKKAEITSDLTTDAEESAIISPRRKIRPKKFSTDDEQEEVLSSSEDDFPKNKKPLPRPKPIIRKSITNILSDYSGPIQTFPLASAGQSQRSFEDSDSTNQLYYLPPQHSAKDTQLTKSSGQIIRGSASNQSFCQAAVSNSSPYNPSTSKATDVQSNIRAVVESNGANTQDDVITLLKTIREQNNQILQWIRKQDRSGNHASNTDLPDDIGVQFPLNSQEDITKLETYLSEKNNCLALSAYLSTFGGRDFTGHTNRILNFLFTYSLATNWNFCGKRGEKKAFKNLNVKDVIIGAVRKSSPLVSQKEIEDTIKVWLKHAPEKLKKQQHGNP